The Pseudomonas protegens genome contains the following window.
GATTGAGCCACCAGTGCCCGCCCGCCACGGCCACGTCCTGGTTGGCCCGGTAACCGGCAAAGGGAGTGCGGCAGAACTCGACCCAGGCCCGGGGCAACAATTGCCGGTCACGCCAGCGGCCATCGCGCTGCATCAACAGGCCGACCCGCGCCAGATCCCGAGCGGTCAGGTACAGGTAGGACGAAGCGACGAAGGTGCCGGCCGCGTCGCGCTCCCACACCGCCTGGGTGATTCCCAGGGGGTCTAACAGCGCGTGCCAGGGGTAGTCCGCATACTGCTCGGCCCCCACCATCCCCCGCAGACTGGCCGCCAGCAGGTTGCTGTCGCCACTGGAGTAGCGAAACACCTGCCCCGCCGGCGCGGCGGCCGCCTGCTGCGCGGCGAATGCGGCCATGTCCCGATGGCCCCGGGTGTAGAGCATGGCCACCACCGAGGAGTGGAGCGGTGCGTATTCGTAGTCTTCCTGCCAATCCAGGCCCGAGCCCCAGTGCAGCAAGTCGGCCAGGGTAATGCGCGGATGCCGCTGCAGCGCCGGGTAATACTGCGCGGCAGGGTCCTGCAGCTGAAAGCGACCTTCAGCGAAGGCGACGCCCAACACCACCGCCAGCAGACTCTTGCTGGCAGACCAGATGAGATGGGGCGTCTGCGGTCCGGTGGCGCCGGCATAGCGCTCGTAAAGCAGCTGGCCATCGCGGATCACCAGCAAGGCGTCGGTGCGAATACCTTGTCGGGACGAATCGTCCCTGGGCTCGAAGGCGTAGTCCTCCAGCGCCTGGAGCGCCGGACCTGCGACGCTCGGGCCCCGGCTCCATTGCGCCCCCGGCCACTCCTCGGCCCGGGCCGGCCAGTTCAGGCATACCAGCAACGCCAGCAGGATCGGACCTTTGACCATGGATGACACTCGAATGACGTCAGTGGCCGAGCCTAGTCCAGGCGGATGACAGTTTCACTGCAAGTGCCTTCGTTTGTTCAAGCTGGCTTCGAGCCCTGTGCAACACTCTCGGGCCCTTTCGCCGGCGAGCCGGCTCCTACGCAAGGGGGCGTTGTTGCTGAAACGAGGCCAGGGCTTTGGCCAGGCGTTGTGCCCGGGCGCCGGCGGCCAGGTCCAACAGCGCCTGGTCCCGGGACCATTGGCTGCGCCAACCCTCGGGGCCATTGGCGAATGCGGCGTCGATCTCAGGCCGCAATGCCTGGAACTGGGCGAACACACCACCCAACAGAATGTGCCCGCTGCTCAAGCAAGGGTTTTGCCGACTGGCTTCGGCACACCCTGCCAGCAGCGCCAGGAGCTGCAGTTGCAAAGACTGCGGCCAATCACTGTCCTGCCCCACGCCATACAGCCAGGCGAGCATGGCACTCAGGACATAGATGTCTTCCAGGGTGCGGAAGGGTTTGACATAGGCATCCCAGCCGTCGCCGGCGAGCAGTTCGCAAGCGGCGTTGTCCAGCAGCAGGCAGCCATGACTGATCTCCGGCATCAGGCCGATGGCCGGCAGGGTCTGGACCTTGACCCCAGGCTCCCCGGCGTAGACCACGGTCAGGCGCAAGGCCGCCCGCTCCCCCGGCGCCTCGCTGCGGGCCGCCACCAGCAGCCAATCCGCCGCATCGCCGGCGGTGACAAAATCCTTGCGTCCGCACAGACGCAAATCCTCAAGCCGGGTCTGCATGTCGGCCGGGCGCAGGCTGTGACCTTCGGTCGCGCACAAAGCCCCCAGGCTGAGCGGCGCGCTGGGCCACAACATGCGCAATGCCGCCTGGTAACCCACCAGAAAGGCCAGCCCGGGGGCGCTCATCAGACGCCCGCCGCGCACCGCCAGCTCAAAGGGCGTGACCGCGCCCAGATGGGTCAGCAAAGCCCCGTAACCCTCGGCCAGATCAGGGTTGGCGGGCAGTCGTTCATGGCTCTCGAGCAGGGCTTGCCAGGGCATTCGAAGGTCCTCAGGGGCTGTCATACAAGCATCACCAAAGCTTCATGGTGATGACACCGGGGCTACATAGCCTGACTTTGCACAACAAAGTCGA
Protein-coding sequences here:
- a CDS encoding acyl-CoA dehydrogenase is translated as MPWQALLESHERLPANPDLAEGYGALLTHLGAVTPFELAVRGGRLMSAPGLAFLVGYQAALRMLWPSAPLSLGALCATEGHSLRPADMQTRLEDLRLCGRKDFVTAGDAADWLLVAARSEAPGERAALRLTVVYAGEPGVKVQTLPAIGLMPEISHGCLLLDNAACELLAGDGWDAYVKPFRTLEDIYVLSAMLAWLYGVGQDSDWPQSLQLQLLALLAGCAEASRQNPCLSSGHILLGGVFAQFQALRPEIDAAFANGPEGWRSQWSRDQALLDLAAGARAQRLAKALASFQQQRPLA
- a CDS encoding serine hydrolase domain-containing protein; protein product: MVKGPILLALLVCLNWPARAEEWPGAQWSRGPSVAGPALQALEDYAFEPRDDSSRQGIRTDALLVIRDGQLLYERYAGATGPQTPHLIWSASKSLLAVVLGVAFAEGRFQLQDPAAQYYPALQRHPRITLADLLHWGSGLDWQEDYEYAPLHSSVVAMLYTRGHRDMAAFAAQQAAAAPAGQVFRYSSGDSNLLAASLRGMVGAEQYADYPWHALLDPLGITQAVWERDAAGTFVASSYLYLTARDLARVGLLMQRDGRWRDRQLLPRAWVEFCRTPFAGYRANQDVAVAGGHWWLNRAVDGAPRPWPDAPADTYAALGHWGQALYILPAERLVIVRYGDDRDGSYRHNELLKRVLAAFPESSPP